The Amaranthus tricolor cultivar Red isolate AtriRed21 chromosome 2, ASM2621246v1, whole genome shotgun sequence genome contains the following window.
TACATTTCTTTTTGGACAGCTTCATATGAATCAAAAGAGCTAAACAAAGACATTGCAACTTTCTGATTCCTATAATAGTCGTTCTGGATGTCATTGCTGGATTTTGCAGAGCAGCAATTGGAACTTAACCATCTGATGAAGTGAGCTGTATTAGTACTGCTTTCTTTTTTGGGTAATATTTATGTGATCATGATCTGGACAAGTTTTGAGTTTTTTACCAgcttttttttgtcttttgctGACTGCTTGCCTGTTTTCAGTTAATTTATGATTTTGGATAGAAGCTGTACTTTCTGTAAAATGTTTGGACGTTCTCCTCTTTTGAGATCTGAGAACTTTAGGCCTGAAAACTTAGGTCAACATGCTCTAGCAATGATTGGAAATGTATGTTTCAGTATTTTTGTTGGGGTGTTAATTTTCACCATTATTGCCGCTACTTATGAACCAGAGGATCCTCTTTTCCATCCTTCTGATAAGATCTCCAACTTCCTCACGTCAACCTCCAATGCCACTTTTGAGTCTGATAGTACTGTTATTAAGACTTGGGAAGACTTCATGGCAGCAAATCAAACAGCTTTCAACACTTTCATAAACATTACTGATGTTGCTGATAGTGCTGAACTTGCGGCTAATGTGGGGTCTGATTGTCAGAATGAGACTGGTAAACCAATTGACTGCAAGGACCCAAAAGTTTTCCATACTATGATGAGAGCTGCCATTGAGAAGTTCAAGGACATTCACTTTTACCGATTTGGAAAGCCAGTCCGTGGTGATGAGGATAACACTTGTGACATGGCATGGCGGTTCAGACCTAAAGAAGGGAAGACTGCATCTCTTTATAAGGATTACAGGAGATTTGTGGTCTCTAGGGCTGAGAATTACAGTTTGAGTGTGACATCAATAGGTGAGTACCATACTGGAGTTAATGCAAGGAAGAGGAAGCTAAACAAGCAAGCTGTCTTTGAGAAGGAAGCCCAAAAACGTGAAGTGACTTCTTTGCCGGTTGTTGGGGAAATAGTAAATGATAGCCTTCCTGTTGTTGAATCAGAAGCGGCATTCAAGAGTGGAAAGTACTTGTACTACGCTGGGGGTGGAGATAGATGCAAGAGCATGAATCACTACCTTTGGAGTTTCATGTGTTCACTTGGTGAAGCTCAGTATTTGAACCGTACATTGATCATGGACCTGAGCATATGTCTGTCATCTATGTATACCAAGACACGACAAAATGAGGAAGGAAAAGATTTccgattttattttgattttgagcATTTGAAAGAGGAAGCTTCGGTTTTGGATCAAAACCAGTTTTGGGCTTATTGGAACAAGTGGCAAAGGAAAGATGGACTAAGTCTTCATCTTGTGGAAGATTTGAGGGTTACACCTATGGAGCTCAAAGATGTGAAGGATACGTTGGTTATCAGAAAGTTTGGTACAGTTGAACCAGACAATTACTGGTATCGGGTGTGTGAAGGAGAGGCAGAGTCTGTTATTCAGAGACCATGGCACATGTTATGGAAGTCAAGAAGGTTGATGGACGTTGTTTCTGCAATTGCATCTAGGATGAACTGGGACTATGATTCTGTTCATATTGTTCGAGGGGAGA
Protein-coding sequences here:
- the LOC130805033 gene encoding uncharacterized protein LOC130805033; amino-acid sequence: MFGRSPLLRSENFRPENLGQHALAMIGNVCFSIFVGVLIFTIIAATYEPEDPLFHPSDKISNFLTSTSNATFESDSTVIKTWEDFMAANQTAFNTFINITDVADSAELAANVGSDCQNETGKPIDCKDPKVFHTMMRAAIEKFKDIHFYRFGKPVRGDEDNTCDMAWRFRPKEGKTASLYKDYRRFVVSRAENYSLSVTSIGEYHTGVNARKRKLNKQAVFEKEAQKREVTSLPVVGEIVNDSLPVVESEAAFKSGKYLYYAGGGDRCKSMNHYLWSFMCSLGEAQYLNRTLIMDLSICLSSMYTKTRQNEEGKDFRFYFDFEHLKEEASVLDQNQFWAYWNKWQRKDGLSLHLVEDLRVTPMELKDVKDTLVIRKFGTVEPDNYWYRVCEGEAESVIQRPWHMLWKSRRLMDVVSAIASRMNWDYDSVHIVRGEKALNKELWPNLDKDTSPDALLMTLKDKVEEGGNLYIATNEPDRSFFDPLKNKYTTHFLDDYQDLWETDSEWHIKTRKLNNGAPVEFDGYMRISVDTEVFLRGKKQLETFNDLTSDCKDGVNTCSTSS